In Rhinolophus ferrumequinum isolate MPI-CBG mRhiFer1 chromosome 25, mRhiFer1_v1.p, whole genome shotgun sequence, the following proteins share a genomic window:
- the B3GNT4 gene encoding N-acetyllactosaminide beta-1,3-N-acetylglucosaminyltransferase 4, translated as MFRRLGWLVLYSLAVLLLSCLLFLKKEAKPAGGAMVRQPFWAPPGPRRSQCPPNHTVANASLSLPSRHRLFLTYRHCRNFSILLEPSGCAKDIFLLLAIKSQPGHVERRAAIRSTWGRKGDWARRRQLKLVFLLGVAGPAPPAQLLAYESREFDDILQWDFAEDFFNLTLKELHLQRWVAAACPQAHFMLKGDDDVFVHVPNVLEFLEGWDPAKDLLVGDVIRQALPNRNTKVKYFIPPSMYRARHYPPYAGGGGYVMSRATVQRLQAAVEEAELFPIDDVFVGMCLRKLGVSPMHHAGFKTFGIRRPLDPLDPCLYRGLLLVHRLSPLEMWTMWALVTDEGLKCAAAPMAQLRGVG; from the coding sequence ATGTTCCGCAGGCTGGGCTGGCTGGTCCTGTACAGTCTCGCTGTGCTGCTGCTCAGCTGCCTGCTCTTCCTGAAGAAGGAAGCCAAGCCGGCAGGGGGCGCCATGGTGCGCCAGCCCTTCTGGGCTCCCCCAGGGCCCCGCCGCAGCCAGTGTCCACCCAACCACACGGTGGCTAATGCCTCCCTGTCCCTGCCTAGCCGTCACCGCCTCTTCTTGACCTATCGCCACTGCCGCAACTTCTCCATCTTGCTGGAGCCTTCAGGCTGTGCCAAGGACATCTTTCTGCTCCTGGCCATCAAGTCGCAGCCGGGCCACGTGGAGCGGCGCGCGGCCATCCGCAGCACATGGGGTCGGAAGGGGGACTGGGCCAGGCGCCGGCAGCTGAAGCTGGTGTTCCTCCTAGGGGTGGCAGGCCCTgcacccccagcccagctgctGGCCTATGAGAGTCGGGAGTTTGATGATATTCTCCAGTGGGACTTCGCTGAGGACTTCTTCAACCTGACGCTCAAGGAGCTGCACCTGCAGCGCTGGGTGGCGGCTGCCTGTCCCCAGGCCCACTTCATGCTAAAGGGAGATGACGATGTCTTTGTCCACGTCCCCAACGTGCTGGAGTTCCTGGAGGGCTGGGACCCAGCGAAGGACCTCCTGGTGGGAGACGTCATCCGCCAGGCTCTGCCTAACAGGAACACCAAGGTCAAATACTTCATCCCACCCTCCATGTACAGGGCTCGCCACTACCCGCCCTACGCTGGGGGTGGAGGGTATGTCATGTCCAGGGCCACCGTGCAGCGCCTCCAGGCAGCCGTGGAAGAGGCTGAACTCTTCCCCATCGATGACGTGTTTGTGGGTATGTGCCTGAGGAAGCTGGGGGTGAGCCCCATGCACCATGCTGGCTTCAAGACGTTCGGAATACGGCGGCCCCTGGACCCCCTGGACCCCTGCCTGTACAGAGGGCTCCTACTGGTGCACCGCCTCAGCCCCCTGGAGATGTGGACCATGTGGGCACTGGTGACAGATGAGGGGCTCAAGTGCGCGGCTGCCCCCATGGCCCAGCTCCGAGGAGTGGGCTGA
- the LRRC43 gene encoding leucine-rich repeat-containing protein 43 isoform X2 produces the protein MEARGRTVSAAVQEHLRRLCLHEFPCGIGSWNKSRFLSQTWRSWRELIPREEVTGSPGEETVEDLLGLVCSPHSPWALLEGSSAEDRFLRQLAIQNPRMLKVTFFYSYFRSLQVVDKQVSLVDKDLLKFSKLEELVLSANQIKEIDAVNLPPTLKVLELYGNSIPSMECLCVRPPPGLQHLGLGHNKLLGPSQSLYITARHWPNLVSLDLGFNDLTDLQSMMGSLSSLRHLRLLVLQGNPLALVPYYRGFTIDSLAGLCVLDDITVSPSEKHQFRGLSRSGDFLAHEAQFVVTIGSVTGVLDTSVLDPEPGPQGPFITYSYYVTYNFVEDEEGEGGEYVEGVLAEIVKPSPSVKQLGDEIPEKVIPEEVIPQEVIPEKVIPQRAKDPVESVPSTTSQSADMEESVASGGSTPLPTSAEELAKLRPRIDPQLCRSPGTVLFSTVRKPWADIIQCNYEMQHTLRDLVPLKAFLLAGTTVTVVEEKILSWPVVPPLVDSPLSTKKGKGEKDKKEEKGKKGKDGNNKAAAKGEKETAKEWKGSKKKRELSKELRQDPPILRVLGSGRVLLEPLLMGEPLVSTVCNFGVIRTMESDRLTFFRDSKNKKAKKAGETRKNKTKFSAVSASGEAVPILRTKPCVFPAALRQEWLTVGQCHGQETHSGCTKATTSQSP, from the exons ATGGAAGCGCGGGGCCGGACAGTGAGCGCCGCGGTCCAGGAGCACCTGAGGCGGCTGTGTCTGCATGAGTTCCCCTGCGGCATAGGCAGCTGG AATAAGTCTCGCTTTCTTTCTCAAACGTGGCGATCATGGAGGGAGCTGATCCCCAGAGAGGAGGTCACGGGGAGCCCTGGGGAGGAGACAGTGGAGGACCTGCTGGGCCTGGTCTGCAGCCcccactcaccctgggctctgctgGAAGGCTCCAGTGCAGAGGACCGTTTTCTGAGACAACTGGCCATCCAAAACCCCCGGATGCTCAAAGTCACCTTCTTCTACTCCTACTTCAGGTCCCTCCAGGTGGTGGACAAGCAG gTGAGCCTGGTGGATAAAGACCTCCTGAAATTTTCGAAGCTTGAAGAGTTGGTTCTGAGTGCTAATCAAATCAAGGAGATAGACGCTGTCAATCTGCCCCCAACTCTCAAG GTGTTGGAGCTCTACGGTAACAGCATCCCCAGCATGGAGTGCCTGTGCGTTCGCCCGCCCCCCGGCCTTCAGCACTTGGGGTTAGGGCACAACAAACTCCTGGGCCCCTCGCAGAGTCTGTACATCACGGCCAGACACTG GCCCAATCTCGTGTCTCTGGACCTGGGCTTCAATGACCTGACGGACCTGCAGAGCATGATGGGCAGCCTGAGCAGCCTGCGGCACCTGCGGCTGCTGGTGCTGCAGGGGAACCCGCTGGCCCTGGTGCCGTACTACCGGGGCTTCACCATCGACAGCCTGGCCGGGCTCTGCGTGCTGGATGACATCACCGTGTCTCCCAGTGAGAAGCACCAGTTCCGTGGGCTCAGCCgcagtgggg ACTTCTTGGCACACGAGGCACAGTTTGTGGTGACGATTGGAAGTGTCACAGGGGTTCTGGACACGTCGGTCTTGGACCCAGAACCAGGGCCGCAAGGCCCTTTTATCACTTACAGCTATTATGTGACCTACAATTTTGTGGAAGACGAGGAAGGTGAAGGCGGCGAATACGTGGAAGGTGTGCTGGCCGAG ATCGTCAAGCCTTCTCCCAGCGTGAAGCAGTTAGGCGACGAGATCCCGGAAAAGGTCATCCCGGAAGAG GTCATCCCCCAAGAGGTCATCCCTGAAAAGGTCATCCCCCAACGGGCTAAGGATCCTGTAGAGTCCGTGCCCTCGACGACGTCTCAGTCAGCGGACATGGAGGAGTCCGTGGCCTCGGGCGGGTCGACGCCCCTGCCCACGTCTGCAGAGGAGCTGGCCAAGCTGCGGCCGCGCATTGACCCGCAGCTCTGCCGGTCCCCAGG TACTGTGCTCTTCAGCACTGTCCGCAAGCCCTGGGCTGACATCATCCAGTGCAACTACGAGATGCAGCACACGCTCCGGGACCTGGTGCCACTCAAGGCCTTCCTGCTGGCGGGGACCACCGTGACCGTCGTGGAGGAGAAG ATTCTCTCCTGGCCTGTAGTGCCACCTCTCGTCGACAGTCCCTTGTCtaccaagaaaggaaaaggggagaaagacaagaaagaggagaaaggcaaGAAGGGGAAAGATGGGAACAACAAGGCAGCAGCCAAAGGGGAGAAAGAGACGGCCAAG GAATGGAAGGGGTccaagaagaagagagaacttTCTAAGGAACTCCGGCAGGACCCACCCATCCTGCGGGTGCTGGGCAGTGGCCGAGTGCTCCTGGAGCCCCTGCTGATGGGGGAGCCTCTTGTGTCCACCGTGTGCAACTTTGGGGTGATCCGCACCATGGAATCCGACAGGCTGACATTTTTCAGG GATTCAAAGAATAAGAAAGCTAAAAAAG CTGGGGAGACTAGGAAGAACAAGACCAAGTTTTCAGCAGTGtcag CCAGTGGGGAGGCCGTGCCCATCCTGAGGACCAAGCCCTGTGTCTTCCCTGCAGCCCTGCGACAAGAGTGGCTGACTGTGGGTCAATGCCATGGGCAGGAGACGCATTCTGGG TGTACGAAAGCGACTACCAGCCAGAGCCCCTGA
- the LRRC43 gene encoding leucine-rich repeat-containing protein 43 isoform X1: MEARGRTVSAAVQEHLRRLCLHEFPCGIGSWNKSRFLSQTWRSWRELIPREEVTGSPGEETVEDLLGLVCSPHSPWALLEGSSAEDRFLRQLAIQNPRMLKVTFFYSYFRSLQVVDKQVSLVDKDLLKFSKLEELVLSANQIKEIDAVNLPPTLKVLELYGNSIPSMECLCVRPPPGLQHLGLGHNKLLGPSQSLYITARHWPNLVSLDLGFNDLTDLQSMMGSLSSLRHLRLLVLQGNPLALVPYYRGFTIDSLAGLCVLDDITVSPSEKHQFRGLSRSGDFLAHEAQFVVTIGSVTGVLDTSVLDPEPGPQGPFITYSYYVTYNFVEDEEGEGGEYVEGVLAEIVKPSPSVKQLGDEIPEKVIPEEVIPKEVIPKEVIPQEVIPEKVIPQRAKDPVESVPSTTSQSADMEESVASGGSTPLPTSAEELAKLRPRIDPQLCRSPGTVLFSTVRKPWADIIQCNYEMQHTLRDLVPLKAFLLAGTTVTVVEEKILSWPVVPPLVDSPLSTKKGKGEKDKKEEKGKKGKDGNNKAAAKGEKETAKEWKGSKKKRELSKELRQDPPILRVLGSGRVLLEPLLMGEPLVSTVCNFGVIRTMESDRLTFFRDSKNKKAKKAGETRKNKTKFSAVSASGEAVPILRTKPCVFPAALRQEWLTVGQCHGQETHSGCTKATTSQSP, from the exons ATGGAAGCGCGGGGCCGGACAGTGAGCGCCGCGGTCCAGGAGCACCTGAGGCGGCTGTGTCTGCATGAGTTCCCCTGCGGCATAGGCAGCTGG AATAAGTCTCGCTTTCTTTCTCAAACGTGGCGATCATGGAGGGAGCTGATCCCCAGAGAGGAGGTCACGGGGAGCCCTGGGGAGGAGACAGTGGAGGACCTGCTGGGCCTGGTCTGCAGCCcccactcaccctgggctctgctgGAAGGCTCCAGTGCAGAGGACCGTTTTCTGAGACAACTGGCCATCCAAAACCCCCGGATGCTCAAAGTCACCTTCTTCTACTCCTACTTCAGGTCCCTCCAGGTGGTGGACAAGCAG gTGAGCCTGGTGGATAAAGACCTCCTGAAATTTTCGAAGCTTGAAGAGTTGGTTCTGAGTGCTAATCAAATCAAGGAGATAGACGCTGTCAATCTGCCCCCAACTCTCAAG GTGTTGGAGCTCTACGGTAACAGCATCCCCAGCATGGAGTGCCTGTGCGTTCGCCCGCCCCCCGGCCTTCAGCACTTGGGGTTAGGGCACAACAAACTCCTGGGCCCCTCGCAGAGTCTGTACATCACGGCCAGACACTG GCCCAATCTCGTGTCTCTGGACCTGGGCTTCAATGACCTGACGGACCTGCAGAGCATGATGGGCAGCCTGAGCAGCCTGCGGCACCTGCGGCTGCTGGTGCTGCAGGGGAACCCGCTGGCCCTGGTGCCGTACTACCGGGGCTTCACCATCGACAGCCTGGCCGGGCTCTGCGTGCTGGATGACATCACCGTGTCTCCCAGTGAGAAGCACCAGTTCCGTGGGCTCAGCCgcagtgggg ACTTCTTGGCACACGAGGCACAGTTTGTGGTGACGATTGGAAGTGTCACAGGGGTTCTGGACACGTCGGTCTTGGACCCAGAACCAGGGCCGCAAGGCCCTTTTATCACTTACAGCTATTATGTGACCTACAATTTTGTGGAAGACGAGGAAGGTGAAGGCGGCGAATACGTGGAAGGTGTGCTGGCCGAG ATCGTCAAGCCTTCTCCCAGCGTGAAGCAGTTAGGCGACGAGATCCCGGAAAAGGTCATCCCGGAAGAGGTCATCCCCAAAGAGGTCATCCCCAAAGAGGTCATCCCCCAAGAGGTCATCCCTGAAAAGGTCATCCCCCAACGGGCTAAGGATCCTGTAGAGTCCGTGCCCTCGACGACGTCTCAGTCAGCGGACATGGAGGAGTCCGTGGCCTCGGGCGGGTCGACGCCCCTGCCCACGTCTGCAGAGGAGCTGGCCAAGCTGCGGCCGCGCATTGACCCGCAGCTCTGCCGGTCCCCAGG TACTGTGCTCTTCAGCACTGTCCGCAAGCCCTGGGCTGACATCATCCAGTGCAACTACGAGATGCAGCACACGCTCCGGGACCTGGTGCCACTCAAGGCCTTCCTGCTGGCGGGGACCACCGTGACCGTCGTGGAGGAGAAG ATTCTCTCCTGGCCTGTAGTGCCACCTCTCGTCGACAGTCCCTTGTCtaccaagaaaggaaaaggggagaaagacaagaaagaggagaaaggcaaGAAGGGGAAAGATGGGAACAACAAGGCAGCAGCCAAAGGGGAGAAAGAGACGGCCAAG GAATGGAAGGGGTccaagaagaagagagaacttTCTAAGGAACTCCGGCAGGACCCACCCATCCTGCGGGTGCTGGGCAGTGGCCGAGTGCTCCTGGAGCCCCTGCTGATGGGGGAGCCTCTTGTGTCCACCGTGTGCAACTTTGGGGTGATCCGCACCATGGAATCCGACAGGCTGACATTTTTCAGG GATTCAAAGAATAAGAAAGCTAAAAAAG CTGGGGAGACTAGGAAGAACAAGACCAAGTTTTCAGCAGTGtcag CCAGTGGGGAGGCCGTGCCCATCCTGAGGACCAAGCCCTGTGTCTTCCCTGCAGCCCTGCGACAAGAGTGGCTGACTGTGGGTCAATGCCATGGGCAGGAGACGCATTCTGGG TGTACGAAAGCGACTACCAGCCAGAGCCCCTGA